A genomic region of Synechococcus sp. NOUM97013 contains the following coding sequences:
- the fmt gene encoding methionyl-tRNA formyltransferase: MKILFWGTPTYAVPTLDALCSAGHEIVGVVTQPDRRRGRGKQLIPSPVKARALELGLEVFTPERIRKDVQCQQELAALGADLSVVVAFGQILPASVLEQPPRGCWNGHGSLLPRWRGAGPIQWALLEGDERTGVGVMAMEEGLDTGPVLIERSIEIGLLDDAQVLAERLSKLTASMMLDAIPLIESAGLGCESERLAKLNVRRQTEDQACYARMLKKEDFVVDWSDSALSIHRKVMGLYPGAVTQWRGKRLKLMATEPLIERLRENLSDDAKALVGRWPTGQQQPGKVLDVNAAGVVVSSSGCPLLIREAQLEGKSRSIGKVLGQQLNANTGDQMG, translated from the coding sequence ATGAAGATCCTGTTCTGGGGCACTCCGACCTACGCAGTGCCCACCCTTGACGCTCTTTGCTCAGCGGGACATGAGATTGTCGGGGTCGTCACTCAGCCTGACCGTCGACGTGGTCGCGGTAAGCAACTGATCCCTTCACCGGTCAAAGCAAGAGCGCTCGAGTTAGGCCTAGAGGTATTCACACCCGAAAGGATTAGGAAAGACGTTCAGTGTCAGCAGGAGCTCGCAGCACTCGGTGCTGATCTGTCGGTTGTTGTTGCCTTCGGTCAAATCCTGCCGGCAAGTGTTCTTGAACAACCCCCGCGGGGATGCTGGAACGGACATGGTTCGTTGCTGCCCAGATGGCGTGGGGCAGGACCAATCCAATGGGCATTGCTCGAAGGCGATGAGCGCACCGGTGTTGGAGTCATGGCCATGGAAGAAGGCTTGGACACAGGGCCCGTCTTGATCGAGCGATCGATTGAGATCGGGTTGCTTGATGATGCGCAGGTTCTGGCAGAGCGCCTGAGCAAGCTCACAGCATCAATGATGTTGGATGCCATTCCCTTGATTGAGTCGGCTGGATTGGGCTGTGAATCAGAACGTTTAGCGAAGCTCAACGTGCGGCGACAAACCGAAGACCAGGCCTGCTACGCACGCATGCTCAAAAAAGAAGACTTCGTTGTGGATTGGTCGGATTCGGCACTCTCCATTCATCGAAAAGTGATGGGCCTATACCCAGGAGCTGTCACGCAATGGCGAGGCAAACGTTTGAAACTGATGGCTACAGAACCATTAATCGAAAGGTTGAGAGAAAATCTCAGCGATGATGCCAAGGCACTGGTTGGCCGTTGGCCAACAGGTCAGCAGCAGCCCGGCAAAGTTCTGGATGTAAATGCAGCTGGTGTTGTCGTCAGCAGTTCAGGTTGTCCTCTGTTGATCCGCGAAGCGCAATTGGAAGGGAAAAGCAGGAGCATTGGAAAGGTCCTTGGTCAACAACTCAATGCAAACACTGGCGACCAGATGGGCTGA
- a CDS encoding flavin prenyltransferase UbiX — protein MNPYVIGISGASAQQLAERTLEWLMRRDRTVHVIVSRGAHEVWRAERSISVPVDPKLQEQFWRDRFQIETGTLICHRWDDQSAVVASGSFATSGMVVVPCSMGTVGRMAAGLAGDLLERCADVHLKEGRPLVIAPREMPWNLLHLRNLTTLAEAGARIAPPIPAWYTQPESIDDMLDFLVMRLFDSLGESLTDQQRWQGPRR, from the coding sequence ATGAATCCTTATGTGATCGGGATCAGCGGGGCATCCGCTCAGCAGCTTGCTGAGCGCACACTCGAGTGGTTGATGCGCCGAGACCGCACGGTGCACGTGATCGTGAGCCGTGGTGCCCATGAGGTCTGGCGTGCAGAACGGTCCATCTCGGTTCCCGTTGACCCCAAGCTTCAGGAGCAGTTCTGGAGAGACCGCTTCCAAATCGAAACAGGAACCCTGATCTGCCATCGATGGGATGACCAGTCGGCAGTTGTTGCAAGCGGCAGTTTCGCCACCAGCGGAATGGTGGTTGTTCCGTGCTCGATGGGAACTGTCGGGCGGATGGCGGCTGGGTTAGCGGGAGATCTTCTCGAACGTTGTGCTGACGTGCACCTGAAGGAAGGTCGTCCGCTTGTGATCGCACCCAGGGAAATGCCTTGGAATTTGCTTCACTTGCGCAACCTCACGACACTGGCGGAAGCCGGTGCCAGGATTGCTCCACCGATTCCTGCCTGGTACACCCAGCCGGAAAGCATTGACGACATGCTCGATTTCCTGGTGATGCGGTTGTTCGACTCGCTGGGTGAATCCCTGACGGACCAACAACGTTGGCAGGGGCCTCGCCGATGA
- a CDS encoding TldD/PmbA family protein: MSNSPINVQALQDQLNSLAKREGISQWDLGASRSSSASVQVDRGEPKQLKASQRSSITVRVWNQQGLVGITSTSDLSDSGLEKALMGAHQASAFGNPDDVPGFSPLAKADVPELDRPMKESQGIQVLLEQLLDAEKDLLGRHPAINTLPYNALNEGSSERIYLNSDGALRQAQRTQATVYLMARAEENGRKPRSGGAVRLALGSRELDLSGCIDEAAERTISHLNYKPIDTGRYLVCFTPEAFLDLIGSFSSMFNARAVLDGVSLSKQDSIGEQLAVPFFNLTDNGLHPAHIGAMPFDGEGTPTRPLPLIGNGELKNFLHSEATARRFGVTPTGHAGMGAKVSVGPDWFEITRAPGTTTDADHLDHTNTSDTFVLVESLNALHAGVKASQGAFSLPFDGWLVNNGERTSIEAATIAGDIRDVLKSIVQIERTPVVTHEGVCPHIWVDGLAITGDA, translated from the coding sequence ATGTCCAATTCACCGATCAACGTACAAGCACTCCAAGACCAACTCAACTCACTGGCGAAACGCGAGGGCATTTCTCAATGGGATCTCGGCGCTAGTCGCAGCTCCAGCGCATCGGTCCAAGTCGATCGTGGAGAACCAAAGCAGTTAAAAGCCTCACAACGAAGCTCCATCACGGTTCGTGTGTGGAATCAGCAGGGACTAGTAGGGATCACCAGCACATCTGATTTATCAGATTCAGGGCTCGAGAAAGCACTGATGGGTGCACATCAAGCCAGTGCATTTGGCAATCCCGATGACGTACCAGGATTCTCCCCGCTAGCAAAAGCTGACGTGCCTGAGCTGGATCGGCCCATGAAGGAGTCTCAAGGGATTCAAGTCTTGCTCGAGCAATTGCTTGATGCCGAAAAGGATCTGCTTGGACGCCATCCCGCCATCAATACTCTTCCTTACAACGCTCTTAATGAAGGAAGCAGTGAGCGGATCTATCTGAACAGTGACGGTGCTCTCCGCCAAGCTCAGCGCACACAAGCCACCGTTTACTTGATGGCTCGTGCTGAAGAAAATGGACGAAAACCAAGGAGTGGTGGAGCAGTACGGCTTGCACTGGGAAGTCGCGAGCTCGACTTGAGTGGCTGCATTGATGAGGCAGCAGAGCGCACGATCAGCCATTTGAATTACAAACCGATTGACACCGGTCGTTATCTGGTGTGCTTCACACCAGAAGCATTTCTCGATCTGATTGGTTCTTTTAGCAGCATGTTCAATGCTCGTGCTGTTCTCGACGGTGTGAGTCTCAGTAAACAAGATTCCATCGGGGAACAACTTGCAGTTCCGTTCTTCAATCTCACTGACAACGGTCTGCATCCGGCCCATATCGGGGCAATGCCATTTGACGGAGAAGGAACACCTACACGTCCATTGCCTTTGATCGGCAACGGAGAACTGAAAAACTTCCTCCACTCAGAGGCAACAGCGCGCCGTTTTGGTGTCACACCAACCGGTCATGCAGGTATGGGGGCCAAGGTCTCAGTAGGGCCTGATTGGTTTGAAATTACGCGTGCACCCGGCACGACCACAGACGCAGACCATCTCGATCACACCAACACGTCAGACACATTCGTCTTGGTGGAAAGTCTCAACGCTCTGCATGCAGGGGTGAAAGCAAGCCAAGGGGCGTTCTCACTTCCATTCGATGGATGGCTTGTCAACAATGGAGAACGAACGTCCATCGAAGCAGCCACAATCGCAGGTGATATCCGCGATGTGCTGAAGTCAATCGTTCAAATTGAGCGCACACCCGTTGTCACCCACGAAGGCGTTTGTCCGCATATCTGGGTGGATGGTCTTGCAATCACAGGTGACGCCTGA
- the acsF gene encoding magnesium-protoporphyrin IX monomethyl ester (oxidative) cyclase, producing the protein MVPPTAVTDAKSADSAVAVKDPVKDTILTPRFYTTDFEAMAAMDLRPNEAELEAICEEFRKDYNRHHFVRNDEFDGAADKLDPETRRVFVEFLEQSCTSEFSGFLLYKELSRRIKNSNPLLAECFAHMARDEARHAGFLNKSMSDFGLQLDLGFLTANKKYTFFQPKFIFYATYLSEKIGYWRYIAIFRHLEKNPESKIFPIFNFFENWCQDENRHGDFFDALMKSQPKTVRGLRARLWCRFFLLAVFATMYVRDVARKEFYEALGLDAREYDRMVIDKTNETSARVFPVVLDVKNPRFYDGLENLVTNNAALESVDASSSPAPLKFLRKLPHWIANGGQMASLFLMSPVRSENYQPSVR; encoded by the coding sequence ATGGTGCCCCCCACCGCCGTCACTGACGCGAAATCCGCCGACTCAGCCGTTGCGGTGAAGGACCCGGTGAAGGACACAATCCTCACCCCACGCTTCTACACGACGGATTTCGAAGCGATGGCCGCGATGGACCTTCGCCCGAACGAGGCGGAGCTTGAGGCCATTTGCGAAGAATTCCGCAAGGACTACAACCGCCATCACTTCGTGCGCAATGACGAGTTTGATGGCGCAGCTGACAAGCTTGACCCAGAAACGCGACGTGTTTTTGTCGAATTTCTTGAGCAAAGCTGCACATCGGAGTTTTCAGGCTTCCTGCTTTACAAGGAACTGAGCCGCCGCATCAAGAACAGCAACCCCCTGCTGGCCGAGTGTTTTGCACACATGGCTCGCGACGAAGCCCGTCATGCAGGTTTCCTCAACAAGTCAATGAGTGATTTCGGGTTGCAACTCGACCTCGGTTTCCTCACAGCCAACAAGAAATACACCTTCTTCCAACCCAAGTTCATCTTTTACGCGACCTACCTTTCCGAAAAGATTGGTTATTGGCGCTACATTGCGATCTTCCGTCATCTCGAAAAGAATCCCGAAAGTAAAATTTTCCCGATTTTCAACTTCTTTGAAAATTGGTGCCAAGACGAAAACCGTCATGGAGATTTCTTTGACGCTCTGATGAAGTCGCAACCCAAAACCGTTCGTGGTCTGCGTGCAAGATTGTGGTGTCGCTTCTTCCTGTTGGCTGTTTTCGCCACCATGTATGTGCGTGATGTGGCACGCAAAGAGTTCTATGAAGCTCTTGGTCTCGATGCGCGTGAGTACGACCGGATGGTGATTGACAAGACCAACGAAACTTCAGCGAGGGTCTTCCCTGTAGTTCTCGACGTTAAGAATCCTCGTTTCTATGACGGTCTGGAGAATCTGGTCACGAACAATGCTGCATTGGAATCGGTGGACGCAAGTTCATCTCCTGCTCCACTCAAGTTCCTGCGCAAACTGCCCCACTGGATTGCCAATGGTGGACAGATGGCCTCTTTGTTCTTGATGTCTCCGGTGCGCAGCGAGAACTATCAGCCCAGCGTGCGCTGA
- a CDS encoding DEAD/DEAH box helicase, which produces MAAAQTGTGKTAGFTLPLLERLRHGRRATRRQVRVLVLTPTRELAAQVLENVRAYSRHLPLRSDVVFGGVKINPQIARLKDGVDVLVATPGRLLDLHQQGMVAFDRLESLVLDEADRMLDMGFIHDIRKLIRLLPEHRQTLLFSATFSAPIRKLATGLLHKPLQIQVAPENQTARSVDQVVHPCDMKRKPDLLSHLIRSGGWQQVLVFSRTKYGANRVAERLNKEGLAAAAIHGNKSQGARTRALQGFKQGDVRVLVATDIAARGIDIQQLPHVVNLDLPNVAEDYVHRIGRTGRAGETGHAISLVAAEEALLLKAIERLTGEALRKETVNGFEPTVLTAPPLDLSGGRRNHGSNPRRRPGSSTNRRSSQSPSRKRSR; this is translated from the coding sequence ATGGCAGCTGCACAGACTGGCACCGGCAAGACAGCTGGCTTCACGCTTCCTTTGCTGGAACGGTTACGACATGGGCGTCGCGCTACACGCCGGCAAGTGAGAGTTTTGGTGCTGACGCCGACGCGTGAGCTGGCTGCGCAAGTGCTTGAGAATGTGCGTGCTTACAGCCGACACCTGCCTTTGCGTAGTGATGTGGTGTTTGGAGGGGTCAAAATCAATCCACAAATTGCCCGTCTTAAAGATGGGGTTGATGTTCTTGTTGCGACGCCTGGCCGATTGCTTGATTTGCACCAGCAGGGAATGGTGGCGTTTGATCGGCTCGAATCTCTTGTCTTGGACGAAGCAGACCGCATGCTGGACATGGGCTTCATCCATGACATTCGTAAGTTGATTCGCTTACTGCCTGAGCATCGTCAAACTCTTTTGTTTTCTGCGACATTCAGTGCACCGATCCGCAAGCTTGCGACAGGCTTGCTTCACAAGCCACTGCAAATTCAGGTTGCACCAGAAAACCAGACCGCCCGTTCAGTTGATCAGGTCGTTCACCCTTGCGATATGAAGCGCAAGCCTGATCTGTTGAGTCACCTTATTCGCTCCGGTGGTTGGCAGCAGGTCCTCGTTTTTTCTCGCACCAAGTATGGAGCGAATCGTGTGGCAGAACGATTGAATAAGGAGGGATTGGCTGCTGCTGCGATTCACGGCAATAAAAGTCAAGGTGCGAGAACTCGTGCACTCCAAGGTTTCAAACAAGGTGATGTGCGTGTTCTTGTTGCTACGGACATTGCCGCTCGCGGCATTGATATTCAACAACTGCCCCATGTCGTGAATCTCGACCTCCCCAATGTTGCTGAGGATTATGTTCATCGCATCGGCCGCACAGGCAGAGCTGGGGAGACTGGTCATGCAATTTCGCTGGTGGCAGCTGAAGAAGCTCTGTTGCTCAAGGCGATTGAACGATTAACCGGAGAAGCTCTACGTAAGGAAACAGTCAATGGATTCGAACCGACTGTTCTCACGGCACCACCATTGGATCTCAGCGGTGGACGCCGCAACCATGGCAGCAATCCAAGACGGCGTCCGGGATCCAGCACCAATCGACGCTCTTCTCAATCTCCGTCTCGAAAACGCAGCCGCTGA
- a CDS encoding DUF475 domain-containing protein: MDTAALPSLTAWMDGVDQLSELLPLLPVLVSLELLLSADNAIALAAIARGQKDPTLERRALNLGIGMAFGLRVALILLAQFVLAFPPIQLIAGLYLLWLCIRYFQSLSDQAADADQVSTTGSVSFGRTVLTLAITDLAFSIDSVAAAVAISDQILLVVTGALIGVVALRFTSGLFIRWLQIYPRLETAGFLAVGFVGLKLLVLLLWPTLHPSELFTFLSVMSLLIWGFSRRDSLPAEEV, translated from the coding sequence ATGGATACAGCTGCTCTCCCTTCTCTCACCGCCTGGATGGACGGTGTCGATCAGCTGAGTGAGCTGCTACCGCTGCTGCCTGTTCTCGTCAGTCTGGAGCTTCTGCTCTCCGCGGACAACGCCATCGCGTTGGCGGCTATCGCACGTGGCCAGAAGGACCCGACCCTGGAGAGACGCGCCCTCAACCTTGGCATTGGCATGGCTTTTGGTTTGCGGGTTGCATTGATTCTTTTGGCTCAATTTGTTCTTGCTTTTCCACCCATTCAGCTCATTGCAGGGCTTTATTTACTTTGGCTTTGTATTCGTTATTTTCAGAGTCTTTCAGACCAGGCAGCTGATGCCGATCAGGTATCTACGACGGGCAGCGTGAGCTTTGGGCGAACAGTACTCACCTTGGCAATCACAGACCTGGCATTTTCTATCGACAGTGTTGCCGCAGCTGTCGCGATCAGCGATCAGATTTTGTTGGTTGTGACCGGGGCTTTAATCGGAGTGGTTGCGTTGAGATTTACCTCTGGTCTGTTCATCCGGTGGCTACAGATTTACCCGCGCCTTGAAACAGCAGGCTTTCTCGCTGTTGGTTTTGTGGGATTGAAACTCTTGGTGTTGCTTCTATGGCCCACCCTGCATCCATCCGAGTTGTTCACTTTTCTGTCTGTGATGTCCCTGTTGATCTGGGGGTTTTCACGTCGCGATTCATTACCAGCTGAAGAGGTGTAA
- a CDS encoding DUF6464 family protein, giving the protein MLVELRQSGSEHVLDRVELDEPPQPGRWFLHGDTSYFVMQRRHRYRLHSGVYQLSSVILMVKAQAQPNDARWFRHGWVIGDPHCRFNARSPLIRCAVLPDGPCERCTHRSSVHP; this is encoded by the coding sequence ATGTTGGTGGAGTTACGACAATCTGGCAGCGAACACGTTCTTGATCGCGTCGAACTTGATGAGCCACCTCAACCCGGACGATGGTTTCTGCATGGTGACACCAGTTATTTCGTGATGCAGCGACGGCATCGCTACCGACTTCACTCTGGGGTTTACCAATTGAGTTCTGTGATCTTGATGGTCAAAGCTCAGGCTCAACCCAATGATGCTCGTTGGTTCCGTCATGGTTGGGTCATCGGTGATCCCCACTGCCGTTTCAATGCACGTAGCCCATTGATTCGCTGTGCAGTTCTCCCTGACGGTCCGTGCGAACGTTGCACCCATCGGTCTTCTGTTCATCCATGA
- a CDS encoding PAS domain S-box protein: protein MDWTPGAVAALRERHDLPFVRADSNGLVVEFNQRFELIYGWDTKLVGQTIGLILPQQFRELHHAGFARFKLTESSEVVNHPLELATICADGSVIRSEHFIVAEKDDQEGWSFAATLRPLEGPHGC from the coding sequence ATGGATTGGACCCCAGGTGCTGTAGCCGCTTTACGTGAGCGACACGACCTGCCTTTCGTCAGGGCAGACTCAAATGGTTTGGTGGTGGAATTCAACCAGCGCTTCGAATTGATTTATGGATGGGACACCAAACTTGTTGGTCAAACCATCGGATTGATCCTCCCTCAGCAATTCAGGGAACTCCACCATGCTGGTTTTGCTCGCTTCAAACTCACCGAGTCATCAGAAGTTGTGAATCATCCCTTGGAGTTAGCAACGATCTGTGCTGACGGCTCTGTTATACGCAGCGAACATTTCATTGTAGCTGAAAAAGATGATCAAGAGGGTTGGAGTTTTGCAGCAACTTTGAGGCCTTTGGAAGGCCCCCATGGCTGCTGA
- a CDS encoding histidine kinase dimerization/phospho-acceptor domain-containing protein, with translation MAADHSNQSNQEPNELVAQLRQSLGLLRVAFDATEEAMLILDEHQQVRWVNRASAQWLGNGLALRLIGKPIQQVASFRHPDQRDLPYEDPQHPLSQARRGDGQMLLSIQPLLVNDALQTSNVQRMVSWKPISEISEPYLLIIFRDLDPLEKALQQQRSFINKLAHELRTPLAIISGSLKRLSRSGSTDTLPRPLEDVRNETRRMVSLVDKLVVLSELDTDQFSWSFEHHPLRVFIEQWLGSLDSTRRRFVLVSIPEQCLSCEIELDHSAFSKVMNQLLDNTLRFSKNDHRFVLHGNMTNDCIELLVTDGGSTTTSDLFTDNLFDRFVKLEENRNPSRGEGSGLGLAVVKALVTGMNGTITARPKTNRGHETYSGIKISMIFPTAQTLSPDLASDQEDID, from the coding sequence ATGGCTGCTGATCACTCCAATCAATCGAACCAGGAACCCAATGAACTCGTTGCGCAGTTGCGCCAGTCATTGGGTCTACTTCGTGTGGCTTTTGATGCCACCGAAGAAGCCATGCTCATTCTTGACGAGCATCAACAAGTTCGATGGGTGAACCGCGCTTCCGCTCAATGGCTCGGCAATGGCCTCGCGTTGCGACTCATTGGAAAGCCTATTCAACAGGTCGCATCTTTTCGTCACCCCGATCAACGAGATCTGCCCTACGAAGATCCTCAGCATCCATTGTCCCAAGCCAGACGCGGAGATGGCCAAATGCTGCTATCCATTCAACCTTTGTTGGTCAATGATGCACTTCAAACATCGAATGTTCAACGAATGGTGAGTTGGAAGCCAATCTCTGAGATCAGCGAGCCATATCTATTAATCATTTTTCGCGACCTAGATCCGCTTGAAAAAGCATTGCAGCAACAAAGATCCTTCATCAATAAACTCGCGCATGAGCTGCGCACCCCTCTTGCAATTATTAGTGGAAGTCTGAAACGACTTTCACGCTCTGGCTCTACCGATACATTGCCTCGACCACTTGAGGACGTTCGCAACGAGACCAGAAGAATGGTCAGCCTCGTGGACAAGCTTGTAGTCCTTTCCGAACTCGATACTGATCAGTTCTCATGGTCTTTTGAACACCATCCATTACGTGTATTCATAGAGCAATGGCTTGGTTCTTTAGACAGCACAAGAAGACGTTTTGTACTGGTTTCGATACCAGAGCAATGCCTATCGTGCGAAATCGAACTTGATCATTCTGCTTTTAGCAAAGTTATGAATCAGTTACTGGATAACACTCTGCGATTTAGCAAAAACGATCATCGTTTCGTGCTCCACGGAAACATGACAAACGACTGCATAGAACTCCTTGTGACCGACGGAGGCTCAACAACTACTTCTGATCTTTTTACTGACAACCTCTTTGATCGGTTTGTGAAACTTGAAGAAAACAGAAATCCCAGTCGTGGGGAGGGTAGTGGACTGGGCCTTGCCGTTGTCAAAGCTCTCGTAACAGGAATGAATGGAACGATTACAGCAAGACCAAAAACCAATCGAGGGCATGAAACTTACAGTGGTATCAAGATTTCAATGATTTTTCCAACCGCTCAAACCCTCAGTCCTGATTTGGCTTCCGATCAGGAAGATATTGATTGA
- a CDS encoding DUF2996 domain-containing protein, whose translation MSETPEKSAKASKSSQAAQPAATDKANSAAKPAKPAPKPKPEDKPFAAFINDDLLPALKQSLTERHQAPISLELVEGDRPVVGGNCWMVQGVLPSDRRFWLCFESDSITSGKTIALAETGSDPSLLESFLIDEKRINLALLQSRLLQRLNGQKWFGGN comes from the coding sequence GTGAGCGAAACCCCCGAGAAATCTGCCAAGGCAAGCAAATCATCTCAAGCAGCACAACCTGCCGCGACTGACAAAGCCAACTCGGCAGCTAAACCAGCAAAACCAGCACCGAAACCCAAACCGGAGGACAAACCCTTCGCGGCATTCATCAACGACGATCTGCTCCCTGCCCTGAAGCAATCACTGACGGAACGCCATCAAGCGCCGATCAGCCTGGAGCTGGTCGAAGGAGATCGTCCCGTAGTCGGAGGAAATTGCTGGATGGTCCAAGGGGTCCTGCCGTCCGACCGGCGCTTCTGGCTTTGCTTTGAAAGCGACTCCATCACATCTGGGAAAACCATTGCCCTGGCTGAAACCGGTAGTGATCCCAGCCTGCTGGAATCATTTCTGATTGATGAGAAGCGAATCAACCTGGCACTGCTGCAGTCGCGACTGCTTCAGCGCTTAAACGGACAAAAGTGGTTTGGTGGCAACTGA